The Danio rerio strain Tuebingen ecotype United States chromosome 1, GRCz12tu, whole genome shotgun sequence genome includes a region encoding these proteins:
- the itln1 gene encoding intelectin-1 isoform X1, which yields MMQSAGFLLLCVPLISLLCESILSLPTGKTPTGEFPESVTARSCRELLKKYGHKKDGLYYLRSKDNEVYQTYCDMSTNGGGWTLVASVHENNIHGSCTVGDRWTSQQGSSSYHPAGDGSWSNKVLFGTAEAATNDDYKNPGYYDIKAKDIAVWHVHNDNELEFWKVASVLRYHTNSNFLTPFGGNLYHFFKKYHLQYGIGTCNDRGISVPIVYDIGSDMRVNELYGESVRADFDTGYVTFRVFNNYQEAYAMCSGVRPKGCYAQYYCIGGGGYFPNTFCSDFAYLNANNGATNGYGASKEIINAAVFIFYR from the exons ATGATGCAGTCAGCTGGTTTTCTTCTGTTGTGTGTGCCACTCATTAGTCTACTCTGTGAATCGA TATTGTCATTGCCTACAGGTAAAACCCCTACAGGAGAATTTCCAGAGTCGGTCACTGCAAGAAGCTGCAGAGAACTTTTGAAGAAATATGGACATAAAAAAG ACGGCTTGTACTACTTGCGCTCTAAAGACAATGAGGTTTACCAAACATACTGCGACATGAGCACCAACGGTGGAGGCTGGACGCTGGTGGCCAGTGTGCATGAGAACAACATCCACGGCTCGTGCACTGTTGGAGACCGCTGGACAAGTCAGCAAGGAAGCAGTTCATATCATCCTGCGGGAGACGGATCATGGTCTAACAAAGTCCTGTTTGGAACAGCAGAAGCTGCAACAAATGACGACTACAAG AACCCTGGATATTATGACATCAAAGCAAAAGACATTGCTGTGTGGCATGTTCACAATGATAATGAACTTGAGTTCTGGAAAGTTGCTTCGGTTTTGCGCTACCACACTAATAgcaactttctgacacctttcgGAGGAAACCTTTATCACTTCTTCAAG AAATACCATTTACAATATGGCATAGGTACATGCAACGATAGAGGGATATCTGTTCCTATTGTTTATGATATTGGCAGCGATATGAGGGTTAACGAACTGTATGGAGAATCTGTTAGAG CCGATTTTGACACTGGATATGTGACGTTCAGAGTTTTCAACAATTACCAAGAAGCATATGCAATGTGTTCTGGGGTCAGACCAAAGGGATGTTATGCACAATAT TATTGCATTGGTGGTGGTGGCTACTTTCCAAACACTTTCTGTAGTGATTTTGCCTACTTGAATGCGAATAATGGTGCCACAAATGGATACGGTGCATCTAAAGAGATCATAAATGCGGCTGTATTTATTTTCTACCgctaa
- the itln1 gene encoding intelectin-1 isoform X2 has translation MMQSAGFLLLCVPLISLLCESSKTPTGEFPESVTARSCRELLKKYGHKKDGLYYLRSKDNEVYQTYCDMSTNGGGWTLVASVHENNIHGSCTVGDRWTSQQGSSSYHPAGDGSWSNKVLFGTAEAATNDDYKNPGYYDIKAKDIAVWHVHNDNELEFWKVASVLRYHTNSNFLTPFGGNLYHFFKKYHLQYGIGTCNDRGISVPIVYDIGSDMRVNELYGESVRADFDTGYVTFRVFNNYQEAYAMCSGVRPKGCYAQYYCIGGGGYFPNTFCSDFAYLNANNGATNGYGASKEIINAAVFIFYR, from the exons ATGATGCAGTCAGCTGGTTTTCTTCTGTTGTGTGTGCCACTCATTAGTCTACTCTGTGAATCGA GTAAAACCCCTACAGGAGAATTTCCAGAGTCGGTCACTGCAAGAAGCTGCAGAGAACTTTTGAAGAAATATGGACATAAAAAAG ACGGCTTGTACTACTTGCGCTCTAAAGACAATGAGGTTTACCAAACATACTGCGACATGAGCACCAACGGTGGAGGCTGGACGCTGGTGGCCAGTGTGCATGAGAACAACATCCACGGCTCGTGCACTGTTGGAGACCGCTGGACAAGTCAGCAAGGAAGCAGTTCATATCATCCTGCGGGAGACGGATCATGGTCTAACAAAGTCCTGTTTGGAACAGCAGAAGCTGCAACAAATGACGACTACAAG AACCCTGGATATTATGACATCAAAGCAAAAGACATTGCTGTGTGGCATGTTCACAATGATAATGAACTTGAGTTCTGGAAAGTTGCTTCGGTTTTGCGCTACCACACTAATAgcaactttctgacacctttcgGAGGAAACCTTTATCACTTCTTCAAG AAATACCATTTACAATATGGCATAGGTACATGCAACGATAGAGGGATATCTGTTCCTATTGTTTATGATATTGGCAGCGATATGAGGGTTAACGAACTGTATGGAGAATCTGTTAGAG CCGATTTTGACACTGGATATGTGACGTTCAGAGTTTTCAACAATTACCAAGAAGCATATGCAATGTGTTCTGGGGTCAGACCAAAGGGATGTTATGCACAATAT TATTGCATTGGTGGTGGTGGCTACTTTCCAAACACTTTCTGTAGTGATTTTGCCTACTTGAATGCGAATAATGGTGCCACAAATGGATACGGTGCATCTAAAGAGATCATAAATGCGGCTGTATTTATTTTCTACCgctaa
- the itln1 gene encoding intelectin-1 isoform 1 precursor (isoform 1 precursor is encoded by transcript variant 1), with amino-acid sequence MQSAGFLLLCVPLISLLCESILSLPTGKTPTGEFPESVTARSCRELLKKYGHKKDGLYYLRSKDNEVYQTYCDMSTNGGGWTLVASVHENNIHGSCTVGDRWTSQQGSSSYHPAGDGSWSNKVLFGTAEAATNDDYKNPGYYDIKAKDIAVWHVHNDNELEFWKVASVLRYHTNSNFLTPFGGNLYHFFKKYHLQYGIGTCNDRGISVPIVYDIGSDMRVNELYGESVRADFDTGYVTFRVFNNYQEAYAMCSGVRPKGCYAQYYCIGGGGYFPNTFCSDFAYLNANNGATNGYGASKEIINAAVFIFYR; translated from the exons ATGCAGTCAGCTGGTTTTCTTCTGTTGTGTGTGCCACTCATTAGTCTACTCTGTGAATCGA TATTGTCATTGCCTACAGGTAAAACCCCTACAGGAGAATTTCCAGAGTCGGTCACTGCAAGAAGCTGCAGAGAACTTTTGAAGAAATATGGACATAAAAAAG ACGGCTTGTACTACTTGCGCTCTAAAGACAATGAGGTTTACCAAACATACTGCGACATGAGCACCAACGGTGGAGGCTGGACGCTGGTGGCCAGTGTGCATGAGAACAACATCCACGGCTCGTGCACTGTTGGAGACCGCTGGACAAGTCAGCAAGGAAGCAGTTCATATCATCCTGCGGGAGACGGATCATGGTCTAACAAAGTCCTGTTTGGAACAGCAGAAGCTGCAACAAATGACGACTACAAG AACCCTGGATATTATGACATCAAAGCAAAAGACATTGCTGTGTGGCATGTTCACAATGATAATGAACTTGAGTTCTGGAAAGTTGCTTCGGTTTTGCGCTACCACACTAATAgcaactttctgacacctttcgGAGGAAACCTTTATCACTTCTTCAAG AAATACCATTTACAATATGGCATAGGTACATGCAACGATAGAGGGATATCTGTTCCTATTGTTTATGATATTGGCAGCGATATGAGGGTTAACGAACTGTATGGAGAATCTGTTAGAG CCGATTTTGACACTGGATATGTGACGTTCAGAGTTTTCAACAATTACCAAGAAGCATATGCAATGTGTTCTGGGGTCAGACCAAAGGGATGTTATGCACAATAT TATTGCATTGGTGGTGGTGGCTACTTTCCAAACACTTTCTGTAGTGATTTTGCCTACTTGAATGCGAATAATGGTGCCACAAATGGATACGGTGCATCTAAAGAGATCATAAATGCGGCTGTATTTATTTTCTACCgctaa
- the itln1 gene encoding intelectin-1 isoform 2 precursor (isoform 2 precursor is encoded by transcript variant 2), translating to MQSAGFLLLCVPLISLLCESSKTPTGEFPESVTARSCRELLKKYGHKKDGLYYLRSKDNEVYQTYCDMSTNGGGWTLVASVHENNIHGSCTVGDRWTSQQGSSSYHPAGDGSWSNKVLFGTAEAATNDDYKNPGYYDIKAKDIAVWHVHNDNELEFWKVASVLRYHTNSNFLTPFGGNLYHFFKKYHLQYGIGTCNDRGISVPIVYDIGSDMRVNELYGESVRADFDTGYVTFRVFNNYQEAYAMCSGVRPKGCYAQYYCIGGGGYFPNTFCSDFAYLNANNGATNGYGASKEIINAAVFIFYR from the exons ATGCAGTCAGCTGGTTTTCTTCTGTTGTGTGTGCCACTCATTAGTCTACTCTGTGAATCGA GTAAAACCCCTACAGGAGAATTTCCAGAGTCGGTCACTGCAAGAAGCTGCAGAGAACTTTTGAAGAAATATGGACATAAAAAAG ACGGCTTGTACTACTTGCGCTCTAAAGACAATGAGGTTTACCAAACATACTGCGACATGAGCACCAACGGTGGAGGCTGGACGCTGGTGGCCAGTGTGCATGAGAACAACATCCACGGCTCGTGCACTGTTGGAGACCGCTGGACAAGTCAGCAAGGAAGCAGTTCATATCATCCTGCGGGAGACGGATCATGGTCTAACAAAGTCCTGTTTGGAACAGCAGAAGCTGCAACAAATGACGACTACAAG AACCCTGGATATTATGACATCAAAGCAAAAGACATTGCTGTGTGGCATGTTCACAATGATAATGAACTTGAGTTCTGGAAAGTTGCTTCGGTTTTGCGCTACCACACTAATAgcaactttctgacacctttcgGAGGAAACCTTTATCACTTCTTCAAG AAATACCATTTACAATATGGCATAGGTACATGCAACGATAGAGGGATATCTGTTCCTATTGTTTATGATATTGGCAGCGATATGAGGGTTAACGAACTGTATGGAGAATCTGTTAGAG CCGATTTTGACACTGGATATGTGACGTTCAGAGTTTTCAACAATTACCAAGAAGCATATGCAATGTGTTCTGGGGTCAGACCAAAGGGATGTTATGCACAATAT TATTGCATTGGTGGTGGTGGCTACTTTCCAAACACTTTCTGTAGTGATTTTGCCTACTTGAATGCGAATAATGGTGCCACAAATGGATACGGTGCATCTAAAGAGATCATAAATGCGGCTGTATTTATTTTCTACCgctaa